The segment TGTCGGCGTCTGCATCGACCTGGTGGGTCGTACCGTTGATGAGTAGTTCCATGGTTCACCTGCCAGTCATCGGTTAGCGCTGTTCTTGTCATGATCGTGGGGTGCGTCGCCCCGTGTAGAAACGCTAGCACAGCGCTGAACCGGTGCCTGCGCCAGGCTGTGCAGATACAGAGGATCAGGCAAGGATTTCCCCGGAATGCGCAAGCGCGAGGCCGCCATTGACGCGCATGCCGGTCGGGGAGGATTTCCGCTGTGAAAAACCGGATAATGCCGACCATTGTGTTTTGCACGCTTAAAATCACGGTAAACCCGCATGGAAATCAAGGTCAATTTTCTCGACAATCTCCGTCTCGAAGCCAAGTTCGATGACTTCACGGTGATCGCCGATCAACCGATCCGCTACAAGGGCGATGGCTCGGCCCCTGGGCCATTCGACTATTTCCTGGCGTCCTCGGCGCTGTGCGCGGCTTACTTCGTCAAGCTCTACTGCCAGACACGCGGCATTCCCACCGAAAACATACGCCTGTCGCAGAACAACATCGTCGACCCCGAGAACCGCTACAACCAGGTGTTCAAGATCCAGGTGGAGCTGCCGGAAGACATCACCGACAAGGACCGCCAGGGCATCTTGCGTTCGATCGAGCGCTGCACGGTCAAGAAGGTGGTGCAGACCGGTCCGCAATTCGTGATCGAGGTGGTCGACAACCTCGATGCCGATGCCCAGGGTTTGCTCATGCCGGTGGCCGAAACCAGCACCCGTATCCCTGGCAAGGACCTGCCACTGGAACAGACGATTGCCAACATGTCCGGCATCCTGGCCGACCTCGGCATGAAGATCGAAATTGCTTCGTGGCGCAACATCGTGCCCAACGTCTGGTCGTTGCATGTGCGCGATGCGCAGTCGCCCATGTGCTTCACCAATGGCAAGGGCGCTACCAAAGAAGCGGCGCTGGCGTCTGCCCTGGGCGAATTCATCGAGCGGCTGAACTGCAATTTCTTCTACAACGATCAGTTCTGGGGAGAGGAGCTGGCCAATGCGGCGTTCGTGCACTACCCGGACGAACAGTGGTTCAAGCCTGGCCCTCGGGATGCCCTGCCTGACGAAATCCTCGACGCGCATTGCCTGGCCATCTATAACCCCGATGGCGAACTGCGCGGCTCGCACCTGTACGACACCAACTCGGGCAACACCGCCCGGGGCATCTGTTCGCTGCCGTTCGTGCGCCAATCAGACCAGCAGGTGGTGTACTTCCCGTCGAACCTGATCGAGAACCTGTTCCTGAGCAACGGCATGAGCGCGGGCAACACGCTGGCCGAAGCGCAGGTGCAGTGCTTGTCCGAAATCTTCGAGCGTGCGGTCAAGCGTGAAATCCTCGAAGGCGAGCTGTGCCTGCCGGACGTTCCCGCCGAGGTGCTGGCCCGCTATCCGTCCATCGTCGCGGGTATCCAGGGGCTGGAGGAGCAGGGCTTCCCAGTACTGGTCAAGGACGCCTCGCTGGGTGGCGAATTCCCGGTGATGTGCGTCACCCTGATGAACCCGCGCACCGGTGGTGTGTTCGCTTCGTTCGGTGCGCACCCAAGCCTTGAGGTGGCCTTGGAGCGCAGCTTGACCGAACTGCTGCAGGGCCGCAGCTTCGAAGGTTTGAACGACCTGCCACAGCCCACCTTCGAAAGCCACGCCCTGACCGAGCCGAACAATTTCGTCGAGCATTTCATCGACTCCAGCGGTGTTGTGTCGTGGCGCTTCTTCAGCGCCAAGGCTGACTTCGAGTTCGTCGATTGGGATTTCACTGCCCAGGGCGAAGGTGCCAATGCGCAGGAGGCAGCCACCTTGTTCGGCATCCTCGAAGACCTTGGCAAAGAGGTCTACATGGCCGTGTACGACAACCTCGGGGCAATCGCCTGCCGAATCCTGGTGCCAGGCTATTCGGAAATCTACCCGGTCGAGGACCTGATCTGGGACAACACCAACCGGGCGCTTTCTTTCCGCGCCGACATCCTCAACCTGCACCGCCTGGACAATCGCTCGCTCAAGCTGCTGCTCAAACGCCTGGACAATTGCGATGTCGATGACTACACCACCATCACCACGCTGATTGGCGTTGAATTCGACGACAACACGGTATGGGGGCAACTGACCATCCTTGAGCTCAAGCTGCTCATCTGCCTGGCCGTGCAGCGCTTCGAGGAGGCCAAAGAGCTGGTCGAGGCGTTTCTTCAGTTCAACGACAACACCGTGGAACGGGGGCTGTTCTACCAGGCGCTTAATGTGGCATTGGAAGTGCAATTGGACGATGAACTGGACATGGCCGACTACGAAGTCAATTTCCGCCGCATGTTCGGCAACCCGCGCATGGATGCGGTGCTGGGCTCGATCGAGGGAAGCGTGCGCTTCCACGGCCTGACCCCGACCAGCATGAAGCTCGAAGGGCTGGATCGCCACCTGCGTCTGATCGACAGCTACAAGAAGCTGCACGCCGCTCGGGCGCGACTGGCCTGACGTCTGGCAGGCATGCGGGCCTGGATAGGCCGCGTATGCCACGAAGGGCAGCGGTTCGGGGTTTTTTGCAGGATATTTCAGCTATGTATGGCTGAACTATCGGCTCGTCAAGGTGCTCATTTGCTAGGCGCACCCTGCGTATCCCCGCGGGCCGTCTCTCGTCGGCCCCGGTCACTGAACGAAAAGGAGGCACCGTGACCGTTTCCGACCCTACCCTGTACCGCTGCAGACCCGGCCCGCTGCATGCATTATTGTTGGCGGGCACCGTGCCACTGTTCCTGGGGGCAATGATTAGTGACATTGCCTACTACAACAGCTACCAGATCCAATGGAGCAACTTTGCCGCCTGGCTGATCGCAGGCGGGTTGGTGTTCTGCGGGCTGGCCCTGCTGTTCGCCCTGGCCAACCTGATCAGCGCTCGACACAAGACCGGGCGGCCAACCCTTTACTTCTTGCTCTTGCTGGTGACGTGGGTGCTGGGGTTGGTCAACGCCTTCGAGCATGCCAAGGACGCCTGGGCTGTGATGCCGTCCGGGCTGGTACTGTCGGTGATCGTGACCGTGCTCGCTGTGGTGACGGCATGGCTTGGCTTGAGCAACCTGCGTTCGGGAGGTGAAGCATGAGAGCGCTGCACGCTGTGAGCTTGTTGTCCCTTTCGCTGTTGCTGGCGGCTTGCGGCGGTGAGGGTGACCCCACCCAGGCCCGTGGGCCTGACCCGAAGCTGCCCGAGCCCCAGCGCGGTCTGCTGCCCAGCATGAAGATCGCCGAGCCGGTGGCCTGGGGGCAGCAAAAGCCGACCGTGCCCGACGGTTTCAGCATCACGGCCATCGCGACCGACTTGAAGATCCCGCGTCAGAGCCTGGTGCTTCCCAATGGCGACATCCTGGTGGCCGAAGGGCGGGGCGGCAGCGCTGCCAAACTCAAGCCCAAGGATGTGATCGCCAGCCAGATCAAGGCCAAGGGCAATACCCAGGTCAAGGGCGGCAACCGCCTGACCCTGTTGCGCGATGCCGATGGTGATGGCAAGTATGAGCTGCAGACCGTCTTTGCCGAGAACCTGAATGCGCCTTATGGCCTGGCATTTGCCGATGGCAAGTTGTACGTGGCCAATCAGGATGCGCTGGTGCGCTTCGACTACCGCGACGGCCAGACAAAGGCCGACGGCCCGCCGGTCAAGCTCACCGACCTGCCGGCCGAGGTCAACCACCACTGGACCAAAGCCCTGACCATCAGCCCGGACGGCCGCTTCCTCTATGTCGGCATCGGTTCGAACAGCAACATCACCGAGCGCGGCCTTGAGGTCGAGATCGACCGTGCGATGGTATGGGAAGTCGATGCCCAGACGGGCGCACATCGGCCCTACGCCACCGGGCTGCGCAACCCCACTGCACTGGCTATCCAGCCGGGTACCGGGCAGCTCTGGACAGTGGTCAACGAGCGCGACGAACTGGGCCCAGACCTGGTCCCCGACTACCTGACGTCCGTGCGTGAGGGCGGCTTTTACGGCTGGCCCTACAGCTACTGGGGGCAGAACGTCGACGACCGAGTGCGGCCGCAGAATCCTGACAAAGTAGCTGCGGCGATCAAGCCCGACTACAGCCTGGGGTCGCATGTCGCGGCGCTGGGTGTCGACTTCTCAACGGCCGCCATGGGCCAAGGCTTTGCCGAGGGGGTGTTCGTGGGCGAGCACGGCAGCTGGAACAGGCCGAACCCGGTTGGCTACAAGGTCATCTTCGTGCCGTTCAGCAACGGCAAGCCGGCAGGCGAGCCCATCGATTTCGCCACCGGCTTTCGAGGTGAAGATGGCAAGACGCGTGGGCGTCCAGTGGGTGTGACAGTCGATCCGCGTGGGGCATTGATCATTGCGGACGATCTGGCCAACACCGTCTGGCGGGTGACGCGCAACTGATGCAATCGGCTGCAGGGGCGGGACTGTCCGCCCCTATGGCTTACTCTCTAGGATCACGGCGATTACGCCTTGGCGTAGCCACGCAGATTCGCTATTCGCCACACGAATAGTTTCCATCTCAGCTTTCGATTTCCATGCGAGGCGTCAATAGCCTCATGCTGAACCCCGTCCTGTCTAGCGAGAACGGTCATGTTCAGTAAATCCATGATGATAGTGCTGTTACCCATTGTTTTGGCGTTGATTGCTGGCGCGGTTCTGCCGTTTCAAGCGGCAGGCAATGCCGCTGCAGGCAGGGCGCTCGGTCACTGGCTGTGGGGCGCATTTGCGTCGCTTGCCGTCAGCGCCGTGGTTGTCATTGCAGCGCTGCTGGTGTTGCGGGTACCTGCGCCTGACATCGGCAGGGCGCTGCAGGGGCCATGGTGGCTCTGGATCGGCGGTGTGCTGGGCGCCCTGTATGTGGCAGGGGCGGCGGCGCTGACGCCCAAGCTTGGAGCGGCAGGCTTTCTGGTGCTGGTGGTGGCAGGGCAGATCGTTACGGCGGTGGTTGCTGATCATTTTGCCATCATGAACCTGCCTGGCAGGCCCTTGGGGCTGGCGCGAATTTTCGGACTTGTGATGATCCTGGCCGGCGTGTGGTTGGTGCAGAGTCAGTGTGCCGCCGGTACACCCAGCAAAATCGAGCCCGCGGTGCAGCGCTCAAGCCACGATCAAACCTCTGGCTGACAGCATGCCAGCACCGTCTCGCGCAGCCAGCGATGCCCTGCATCACCCTGCTTGCGGCTGTGCCAGGCTTGCCGGTAATCGATGCTGTCCAAAGGCAGCGGGGGGACGAACTCGCACAGCCCCCCATGGGCAGGCAGCGGGGCGAGGGCCCGTCGCGCTACGGTCAGAATCAGGTCGGTATCTTTCACTACTTCTACGGCTGCGCTCCAGTGCGGCAGCGCCAGGGCAATGTGCCGGCGCTGACCTTGGGAGGCCAGTGCACGGTCAATCTCATCGAAGGCGTCGGGGCGCGTAGCCACCAGCACATGGGGGCGCGCCAACCACTGGCTCAAACTCAATTTGCCCGTGGCCGGCAGCGTCTGATGGTCAGCCACGCTTACGAAGCGATCTGCAAACAGTGACTGGGCGGTGATGCCTTGAGGTAATTCCGGAAAGACCCCCAGCGCCAGGTCCAGTTCTCCATCGAGCAATTGAGCCACCATTGCCTCGCGACTGGCCTGGCTGACCGCCAGGTCGATGCCCGGGGCAACGCGCCGCACATGGCGCAGCACAGGTGGCAGGATGATCCGTGCTGCATAGTCCGACAGCGAGAGACGGAAGCGTCGCCGGGCCTGCGTAGCATCGAATTGGGGCGTGCTCAGCAGCCCCTCCAGATTGGCCAATGCGTCCTCCAGCGGTTGGGCCAACGCCTGAGCCCGCGCGGTGAGCGTCATCGTGCCACCCTGACGTACCAGCAGAGGATCATCGAAATGCTCGCGCAACTGCGCCAGCGCATGGCTGACGGCCGGCTGGCTGCGGTGCAGGCGAATGGCAGCGCGTGTTACATGCCGCTCGGTAAGCAGGGCGTGCAGGGCCAGCAGCAGGTTCAGGTCGATTCGGCGCAATTGATCCATGGTTCGTGGGTCTGATCCGTAAGGGGGCAGGGGCCAAGCCTAACAAATGCGCGCCTGCACCGCTGGCGGCACTACACGACCTCACCGGTGATTGCCGTTATACTGCGCACCTGTTCGATTTTTTCCGAGTATTTCGATGGGTCTTTCCGCTACCGTTTCACCTGAACCGCGCCGTCTGGGCGCACCCCTTGTCGCGTTGGGTCTACTGATAGCTGGCGCTTGGTTCCTGGATGTCAATGCAGGCTTCAGGCAGGTCCTGCTTCTGCTGCTGGGGGCTGCGCTGGGCCTGACGTTGTATCACGCCGCCTTCGGCTTCACCTCAGCCTGGCGCGTGTTCATCAATGAGCGGCGCGGCGCCGGCTTGCGTGCGCAGATGGTCATGCTGGCGCTGGCCGTACTGCTGTTCTTCCCGGCGCTTGCAGCCGGCAACCTGTTCGGCACACCCGTGACGGGCCTTGTGGCACCGGCCGGGGTGTCCGTCGTGTTCGGGGCTTTCATCTTCGGCATCGGCATGCAACTGGGGGGCGGCTGCGCGTCGGGCACCTTGTTCACCGTTGGCGGCGGCAATGCCCGCATGCTGGTAACCCTGCTGTTCTTCATCATCGGTTCCGTGACCGCCACGCACCACGCCGACTGGTGGTTTGCCTTGCCATCCTTGCCTGCGACCTCAATCGTGCAGGCATGGGGCCTGGTACCTGCCTTGCTGGTGAGCCTGGGCGTGTTCGGCCTGATCGCCTGGGTCACTGTGCACCTGGAAAAGCGCCGCCACGGCAGGCTTGAACAGCCCGAGCAGCATGACCGGGCAGGTCTGCAACGCTTTGTGCGAGGCCCCTGGCCGTTGCTCTGGGGCGCCGTCGCGTTGGCCGTGCTCAACTATGCCACCCTGGCCTTGGCTGGACGGCCCTGGGGCATCACCTCAGCCTTCGCCTTATGGGGCGCCAAGGTGCTGGACAGCCTGGGTGTTCAGGTGAGCAGCTGGGTGTTCTGGCAGGCACCGGCAAATGCCAAAGCATTGGCTTCGCCGGTCTGGCAGGATGTGACCACCGTCATGGACCTGGGCATCGTGGTGGGGGCGTTGCTTGCAGCAGGCCTTGCCGGGCGTTTTGCGCCAAGCCTGAAGATCCCGCTGCCGTCATTGATCGCCGCCGTCATCGGCGGCCTGTTGCTGGGCTACGGCTCGCGCCTGGCCTACGGCTGCAATATCGGCGCTTATTTCAGCGGTATCGCTTCAGGGAGCCTGCACGGCTGGCTATGGCTGATCGCCGCCTACCTGGGCAACGTGATCGGGGTGCGGCTGCGCCCTGCGTTCTTTGCAGGGGAGCGTCGCGCGACGACCTTGACCGGCTGTTAAGGCGAAGGGCTGGCCCGTTGATACCCGACTGGGCCATTCAACGCAAGGTTCGAAATGGCTGAACCAAGCATGGCGGGAAGGGTAGTTGCTAATATTTTTTATCAACTATGTTTAGTAACTAGTTGATATGTATAGCTATCTGCGTGCCAGCGCATGTTGCACACATTGCTCCTGATAGGTTTTGCTGATGGCAGCAGGTGAGAGCCTCGAGCGACTGTTATAGGTCTGCTCGGTAATGCCGAAGGCGGTCATGCGCATCCACGGCTTGGCGAACTTGCGTGCCTGCAGCTTCTTGCGCGCGGTATACAGCGTGATCCCAGACAGCTTGGCCTGCTGGGCCTGGGCTGCAATCTGGGCGCCCCACTTGCAGGCTTGGCGATCGTTCTGAGTCAAAGGTCGGGCGTTGGCGCCGATACCTGCCGTAGCCAGCAGGCAGCCCGTCGTGATTGCTAGAATTACTCGCATGTTCCTGTCCTAAGCTTCTGAAGGAAAAGGAAGTTTGCCTCCTCCTTCCAAAGCCGGGGGCCAGCAGTTTGCCTTCAGGCCAGCGCAGCTTTGGCGCCTGTGCTGGCATGTTCGCGCAGGCTGTACCAGGCAATAGCCGCTACCCACAGCACGCCCACCCCATAATTGAGGCGCTGGTAAAGCCCGAACAATTCGCCGCTCTGCATGGCCTGGCCCATGAACCCGACTGTGACAAGTGCCCCAAGGGTACAGGCCAGCGAGAAGACCGCCAGGGCGCGCGAGTGCGCGATGCGGGCGCCAAGCCAGATCCACAGGGCACTGGCGAGGGTCAAGGACAAGAACATCAACAGCCCGGACAGGTTGTGCAACTGCTGCGACGTGGAAGGCTGTTCAGGCGCGCAGCCCTGGTCGCAGGCGAACCATCCCGTGCCCAAGCTGCCAACGGCGTGCAGCAACAACAGCACTGCACTGACCATGGCCAGCCGGGAGCCGCGCCAGCGCCGGGCAATGCCCCATGCGAACAAGGCGAACAGTAGCGCTAACGGGAAATTGTTCACCAGCGGGGAAAGATGATGGGTTGGGGCACCGACGGCGCCAAGCTGGCTCATGGCCAATTGCAGATGATCGTAGCCGGGGTAGGCCATGGCGGTCAGCGTAACGCCCAGAGCTAGCCACAATGGAATGAGCAAGCCACAGCTGAGCAGTGATCGATCGAGCAATTTCATGCAGGCATCCTTCCGTGGAAAGCCCGGACCTTAACAAACGGTCTGGTGATAGCGCCAGCACCGATAGCGTTGCAGCCGTATGTGATCGTACAACTGCCTGCGCTATCATGGCGGCTGTCTTTCAAGGTGAAGCCCAGGGCATGTCAGATCTACAACCACCGCCACGGGCCAGGCGCAAGCCGCGCAGCCTGGCCCAGGAACTTGTCACAGTGCTGACCGAACGCATCCGCAGTGGTCAACTCAAGCGCGGTGACAAGCTGCCGACCGAATCGCAGATCATGGCTGAGGAAGGGGTCAGCCGCACGGTCGTGCGTGAGGCGATCTCGCGCTTGCAAGCCGCCGGGCAGGTGGAGACCCGTCACGGTATCGGTACCTTCGTGCTGGACGCTCCGCCGGTCGGGGGGCTGCGCATCGACCCGGCCACGGTGGTGACGCTGCGCGAAGTACTTGCGGTACTGGAGCTGCGCATCGCCCTCGAAATCGAATCGGCCAGCCTGGCGGCTCAGCGACGCAGCGATGAAGAGCTGGCCGGGATGCGCGCAGCCCTCGATGAGCTAAATGAACAAGCAGCCCATGCTACCGACGCAGTGTCCGCGGACTTTCAATTCCACCTGCGCATTGCCCAGGCCAGCGGTAATCACTATTTCGCCGACATCATCAACCACCTGGGCACCAGCATCATCCCTCGAACCCGCCTCAACTCTGCTCGCCTGGCCCACGACGACCAGCCCCATTACATGAGCCGGTTGATGCATGAGCACGAAGCGATCTATGAGGCGATTGCTCGCCAGGACAGTGAAGGGGCGAAGATGGCCATGCGCATGCACCTGAGCAACAGTCGGGAGCGGCTGCGCCAAGCCCATGAGCGGGCGCAGGTGAGCGGGGCGTGACCTAACCGCCCCAGCCTCCGGGTGTCTCTCATCCCGGCTAATGACTCAAGATCTACCTTGGAGCGCTTCTTCACTCCACTGGCCATTGACCAACCGGCGCAACCCCAGCGGATTGCTGTCGCGCAGCGGCTCGGGCAGCAGCGCCTGGGGGTAGTTCTGGTAGCACACCGGCCGCAGGAATCGGTCGATGGCCAACGTGCCGACAGACGTGCCCCGAGCGTCCGAGGTGGCGGGGTACGGGCCGCCGTGGACCATGGCATCGCATACTTCCACACCTGTTGGATAGCCGTTGACCAGGATGCGGCCGACCTTTTCCTCAAGCAGCGGTACCAACCAGGCGAACGCAGCAAAGTCTTCCGGCTCGCCGATCAGCGTCGCGGTCAGTTGGCCTCTCAGGCCCTGCAGGGCGCTGCGCAGTTGTTCCTCGTCGCGCGCTTGCACCGCTACTGTCGTCGGACCGAAGACTTCTTCCTGCAAAAGCGGGTCGGACGCCACTAGCAGGCGGGCCTCGGCTTTGAACAGTTGTGCACGTGCCTGGGGGCCTGTCTGCGGCTGGCCGGCCAGGTGCACGATGCCGTCATGGGCGTGAAGGTGATCCAGCCCACTGACATAGCTTCGCAGGCCACCTGCATTGAGCATGGTCTGGCCGGCCTGTTGGTCCAGATGGGTGCCCAAGTCTTCGAGGAATTGGCTGAAAGCGGACGATTGCAGGCCTATCACCAACCCCGGGTTGGTGCAGAACTGCCCAGCCCCCATGCAAACGGAGCCTGCCAGTTCACGCGCAATGGCTTCGCCGCGCTTGGCCAGCGCCCCGGGCAGGACAATCACCGGGTTGATGCTCGACATTTCGGCAAACACCGGGATCGGCTGGGGGCGCTCGGCGGCCATGCGGCACAGGGCATCGCCACCTTTGAGCGAGCCGGTGAAGCCCACTGCCTGGATGGCCGGATGCTTGACCAATGGCTCACCCACGCCTGCCCCGAACACCATGTTGAACACACCTTTGGGCATGCCGGTACGGGCGACCGCGCGTTCGATGGCACAACCGACCAGGTCGGCGGTGGCCATATGGCCGCTGTGCGCCTTGAATACCACCGGGCAACCGGCAGCCAGTGCAGCAGCGGTGTCACCACCGGCGGTAGAGAAGGCCAGGGGGAAGTTGCTAGCGCCGAACACCGCTACAGGACCAACGCCGATGCGCATCTGTCGCAGGTCCACCCGCGGCAGCGGCTTACGGTCTGGTTGGGCCAGGTCGATGCGCGCACCCAGATAGTCGCCTCGGCGCAGCACCTGAGCAAACAGGCGCATCTGACCACTGGTCCTGCCGCGCTCACCCTGGATCCGAGCTGTCGGTAAGGCGGTTTCACGGCACACGATCGCCACGAAGGCATCGTCGAGCGCATCGAGCTCCGCGGCAATGGCGTCCAGAAACTCGGCGCGGCGTGCCGGTGGCAATTGGCGAAACCCTGCGAAGGCGGCCTGTGCGGCCTCGGCCGCCTCGGTCACCTCGCCCTCGGTGGCTTGTGCGAAGCTATAGGGCAGGGGCTCGCCAGTGGTGGCATCCAGGCTTTGCAGGCGCTGCGTGCCGGCTGCGCTGCGCTGGCTGGCGATGAAGTTGTGGCCAAGAATCTCTGGCATCTGGAACTCCTCAAGGACAAGGGATCAGGTAATGGGTGCGGGATTGAACAGGGTGATGTCGTTATGCAGGCGGTGTTGCTCGGCCCAGGTGTGTTTGCGCCCGCTGGCCACGTCCAGGTAGAAGTGGAATAGCTCCCAGCCCAGCTCCTCGATGGTGCTGCGGCCCGTGGCGATGCGCCCGGCGTCAATGTCGATGAGGTCCGGCCAGCGCTGCGCCAGCTCGGTGCGGGTGCACACCTTCACTACCGGCGCCATCGCCAGGCCATAGGGCGTACCGCGGCCGGTAGTGAACACATGCAGGTTCATCCCGGCGGCCAGCTGCAGGGTGCCGCAGACGAAGTCGCTGGCAGGGGTGGCACAGAAGATAAGCCCCTTGCCGCTCACCCGTTCCCCTGGCCCGAGCACACCTTGAATGGCGCCGCTGCCTGACTTGACGATCGAGCCCAGTGCTTTCTCGACAATGTTCGACAAGCCGCCTTTCTTGTTGCCTGGCGTGGTATTGGCGCTGCGATCGGCAGCGCCCTGGTGCAGGTAGCGGTCGTACCAGTCCATTTCGCGTACCAGCGCATCGGCCACCTGCCGGTCCTGGGTGCGGGAGGTAAGCATGTAGATGGCGTCGCGCACCTCGGTCACTTCTGAGAACAGCACCGTTGCACCGGCCCGCACGAGCAGGTCTGCCGCGTAGCCAAGTGCCGGGTTGGCGGTGATGCCCGAGAAGGCATCGCTGCCGCCGCACTGCATGCCCAGGATCAACTCACTGGCCGGCACGGTCTCGCGCCTGCGCTTGTCGAGTTTCTTCAGGCGGGTTTCGGCCAGGGCCATGATCTGCTCGATCATCTCAGTGAAGCCCAGGCTTGCGTCCTGCAGGCGATACAGCCAGGGCTCGCTGAGGTCGACCGAGGGGTCGTCGTCGTGCATCACCTGGCTGGCCTGCAGTTTTTCACAACCCAGGCTGATGACCAGCGCTTCGCCACCCAGGTTGGGGTTGCGCGCCAGGTTGCGCACGGTGCGGATGGGGATATAGGCATCGCGGGCATTGATGGCCACGCCGCAGCCGTAGCTGTGGGTGAGGGCGACCACATCGTCCACATTCCGATAGCGCGGCAGCAGCTCGTGGCGGATGCGCTTGACGGCATGCTCCAGCACCCCAGTGACGCATTGCACGGTGGTGGTGATACCCAGGATATTACGAGTGCCAACCGTGCCGTCGGCATTGCGATAGCCTTCGAAGGTATGGCCCTGCAGCGGCGGTTGTGGCTGGGGAACTGCATCGCAGCATGGCAGATTGTCCAGCTCAGGCGGGGCGGGCATGGCCAGCTGCCCCTCCTGCACCCAACTGCCCTGGCGCAGGTCCTCAAGGGCATAACCGATCACCTGGCCATAGCGTCGAACCGCTTGGCCCTTGGGGATAGGCACGGTGGCCACCTTGTGGCTCTGCGGCACGTCTTCTACCAGGGTCAGCCCGTCGACGAACCGGGCCCCTTCGCCCAGGCCGCCGTCATTGACCACCACCACGACATTGTCGTCCTCGTGCAGGCGGATGTAGCGCGGCGATTCGGAATGTTCGATCAGCTGCATGTTCGGGCCCTATTGTTCAGGTTCTCAGGCTTTTGTACGTGCGTGCGCACGGGCTAGTCCGTGCGCACGTGCTCAATCAGTGACGCGGGCTGGCAAGCTGGGCATCCGGCACTGACGCCGGCTTGGACTCAGGCGACTCTTCGCGCAGCTCGATTCGCTTGATGGGGCCGACGATCACCAGGTAGCTCAGTACTGCCACCAGCGCGTTGGCGCCCACATAGACCAGCGCCCACTTGAACGAG is part of the Pseudomonas parafulva genome and harbors:
- a CDS encoding aldehyde dehydrogenase (NADP(+)), producing the protein MPEILGHNFIASQRSAAGTQRLQSLDATTGEPLPYSFAQATEGEVTEAAEAAQAAFAGFRQLPPARRAEFLDAIAAELDALDDAFVAIVCRETALPTARIQGERGRTSGQMRLFAQVLRRGDYLGARIDLAQPDRKPLPRVDLRQMRIGVGPVAVFGASNFPLAFSTAGGDTAAALAAGCPVVFKAHSGHMATADLVGCAIERAVARTGMPKGVFNMVFGAGVGEPLVKHPAIQAVGFTGSLKGGDALCRMAAERPQPIPVFAEMSSINPVIVLPGALAKRGEAIARELAGSVCMGAGQFCTNPGLVIGLQSSAFSQFLEDLGTHLDQQAGQTMLNAGGLRSYVSGLDHLHAHDGIVHLAGQPQTGPQARAQLFKAEARLLVASDPLLQEEVFGPTTVAVQARDEEQLRSALQGLRGQLTATLIGEPEDFAAFAWLVPLLEEKVGRILVNGYPTGVEVCDAMVHGGPYPATSDARGTSVGTLAIDRFLRPVCYQNYPQALLPEPLRDSNPLGLRRLVNGQWSEEALQGRS
- the garD gene encoding galactarate dehydratase; its protein translation is MQLIEHSESPRYIRLHEDDNVVVVVNDGGLGEGARFVDGLTLVEDVPQSHKVATVPIPKGQAVRRYGQVIGYALEDLRQGSWVQEGQLAMPAPPELDNLPCCDAVPQPQPPLQGHTFEGYRNADGTVGTRNILGITTTVQCVTGVLEHAVKRIRHELLPRYRNVDDVVALTHSYGCGVAINARDAYIPIRTVRNLARNPNLGGEALVISLGCEKLQASQVMHDDDPSVDLSEPWLYRLQDASLGFTEMIEQIMALAETRLKKLDKRRRETVPASELILGMQCGGSDAFSGITANPALGYAADLLVRAGATVLFSEVTEVRDAIYMLTSRTQDRQVADALVREMDWYDRYLHQGAADRSANTTPGNKKGGLSNIVEKALGSIVKSGSGAIQGVLGPGERVSGKGLIFCATPASDFVCGTLQLAAGMNLHVFTTGRGTPYGLAMAPVVKVCTRTELAQRWPDLIDIDAGRIATGRSTIEELGWELFHFYLDVASGRKHTWAEQHRLHNDITLFNPAPIT